Proteins from a genomic interval of Thamnophis elegans isolate rThaEle1 chromosome 2, rThaEle1.pri, whole genome shotgun sequence:
- the LOC116502773 gene encoding zinc finger protein 160-like, which yields MMEPGKILDPPSDTSSTLKNHKCLECGTFYCEEATFTNHERIHTGEKNKKCLECGKCEARLHTGERPYECPEFEQQFINSSELQKHQKRHNEEKPYKCGECGKSFLEQRKFQSHERIHTGEKPFKCGECGKCFSEKHNLGRHQRLHTGEKPHSCVECGKSFARNGDLWSHHKTHTGEKPYQCNECGEFYRTTSALRNHIKIHTGEQNYKCLECGRTFSNSSNLRSHSRIHTGEKPYKCLECNKCFSQKSNLVIHQRIHTGEKPYQCLECGKFFREKATLTNHEMIHTGEKPYKCWECGKSFSQKANLWVHEKIHAGIKPHKCYECGKCFTESSSLRSHEKTHRGEKNEKCLECGKCFILKSNLLQHQRLHTGIRPYECAECEKRFLTSSELQRHQKWHKEEKPYQCGECGKGFISQYRVQIHQRIHTGEKPYKCGECGKCFIQKCDLGRHRRVHTGEKPYSCVECGKSFGYKEILWSHQKIHTGEKPYQCVECGRFYRTTSALRSHVNIHMGKKTYKCLECGRSFARSSLLRSHSQIHTGEKPHKCSECDKCFSRKVTLLKHQRIHTGEKPYKCLE from the coding sequence atgatggagcCTGGGAAAATCTTGGATCCCCCATCAGATACAAGCAGCACTTTGAAAAACCACAAATGTCTGGAATGTGGGACATTTTACTGTGAAGAAGCCACCTTCACAAACCACGAGAgaattcacacaggggagaaaaacaaaaagtGCCTTGAATGTGGGAAATGTGAAGCGAGACTTCATACTGGAGAGAGACCCTATGAATGCCCAGAATTTGAACAACAATTTATAAATTCTTCTGAACTTCAGAAACACCAGAAGCGACACAATGAagagaaaccctataaatgtggggagtgtgggaaaagttttcttGAACAAAGGAAGTTTCAAAGTCAcgagagaatccacacaggggagaagccattcaAATGTGGGGAGTGTGGGAAATGCTTTTCCGAAAAACACAACCTTGGAAGGCATCAGAggctccacacaggagagaagccacacAGTTGCGTAGAATGTGGAAAATCTTTTGCTCGAAATGGAGACCTTTGGAGTCACCATAaaacccacacaggggagaaaccgtatCAATGCAATGAATGTGGAGAATTTTATCGCACCACATCAGCCCTTAGAAATCATATTAAAATTCATACAGGGGAACAAAATTACAAATGTTTAGAGTGTGGGAGAacattttctaattcatctaatcTTAGAAGTCATAGCCGAATCCATACAGGcgagaaaccctataaatgctTGGAGTGCAATAAATGTTTTTCTCAAAAAAGTAATCTTGTGATACATCAGCGaatccacactggagagaaaccttatCAATGTCTGGAATGTGGGAAGTTTTTCCGTGAAAAAGCCACTCTCACAAACCACGAGAtgattcacacaggggagaaaccttacAAATGTTGggaatgtgggaagagctttTCTCAGAAGGCAAATCTTTGGGTCCATGAGAAGATCCACGCGGGAATCAAACCTCACAAATGCTATgagtgtggaaaatgtttcacCGAGAGTTCATCTCTTCGGAGTCATGAGAAAACACACCGAGGGGAGAAAAACGAAAAGTGCCTCGAATGCGGGAAATGTTTTATCTTGAAATCAAACCTGCTGCAACATCAGAGACTCCACACCGGAATAAGACCCTATGAATGCGCAGAATGCGAGAAACGATTTCTAACTTCTTCTGAACTTCAGAGACATCAGAAATGGCACAAAGAAGAGAAACCCTATCAATGTGGGGAGTGTGGGAAAGGTTTTATTTCACAGTACCGTGTTCAGATTCATcagagaatccacacaggagagaaaccgtacaAATGTGGGGAGTGTGGGAAGTGCTTTATCCAAAAATGCGATCTTGGGAGGCATCGGagggtccacacaggagagaagccatacagCTGTGTAGAATGTGGAAAATCTTTTGGTTATAAGGAAATACTTTGGAGCCATCAAaaaatccacacaggggagaagccttaTCAATGCGTCGAGTGTGGGAGATTTTATCGTACCACATCAGCCCTTAGAAGTCATGTGAACATtcacatggggaaaaaaacctacaaATGTTTAGAGTGTGGGAGATCGTTTGCTCGGTCATCTCTCCTCAGAAGTCACAGCCAaatccatacaggagagaaaccccaCAAATGCTCGGAATGTGATAAATGTTTTTCCCGGAAAGTTACTCTCTTGAAGCATCAGAGAatccacactggagaaaaaccatataaatgtctggagtga
- the LOC116502785 gene encoding gastrula zinc finger protein XlCGF17.1-like: MEPGKLLDAPSDTRNTLKNHKKTHECSECGKSFTLRSLLLTHRKVHEGSGSSQGLECEKSFSGKNCKDLGSPPALNPYKCEEYELCFGQSSHLFTHQKTHTGETPYQCLECGKFFCEKGTLRKHQRIHTGEKPYKCSECGKSFSQNSGLWQHEQIHAGIKPHKCLECGKCFTHSSSLRSHEKTHRGEKNEKCLECGKCFTLKSNLLKHQRLHTGIRPYECSECEKRFLTSSDLLTHQMGHKDEKPYKCGECGKGFLELRKLQSHERTHTGEKPFKCVECGMCFSLKYNLVRHQSVHTGEKPYRCGECGKCFAQKGYLWIHYKTHTEEKPFQCNKCGQFYRSITTLKKHAKLHTGNEISNV, translated from the coding sequence ATGGAGCCTGGGAAACTCTTGGATGCCCCATCAGACACACGGAACACTTTGAAAAACCACAAAAAAACGCATGAATGTTCAGAGTGTGGGAAATCCTTTACTCTCAGGTCCCTCCTTTTGACCCACAGGAAGGTCCACGAGGGAAGTGGATCCAGTCAAGGCCTGGAATGTGAGAAATCCTTTTCTGGAAAAAACTGCAAAGATCTTGGAAGCCCCCCAGCACTAAACCCCTATAAAtgtgaggaatatgaattatgctttggTCAAAGTTCACACCTTTTTACTCATCAGAAAACCCACACTGGAGAGACACCTTATCAATGTCTGGAATGTGGGAAATTTTTCTGTGAAAAAGGCACTCTCAGAaagcaccagaggattcacacaggggagaaaccctacaAGTGTTCggaatgtgggaagagctttTCTCAGAATTCAGGTCTTTGGCAACATGAGCAGATCCATGCAGGAATCAAACCTCACaaatgcttggagtgtggaaaatgtttcacCCATAGTTCATCTCTTCGGAGTCATGAGAAAACACACAGaggggagaaaaatgaaaagtgcCTCGAATGCGGGAAATGTTTTACCTTGAAATCAAACCTGCTGAAACATCAGAGACTCCACACCGGAATAAGACCCTATGAATGCTCAGAATGTGAGAAACGATTTCTAACTTCTTCTGATCTTCTGACACATCAAATGGGGCACAAAGACGAGAAACCATATAAGTGTGGGGAATGTGGGAAAGGTTTCCTGGAACTAAGGAAGCTTCAGAGTCATGAGAGAACccatacaggggagaagccattcaAATGTGTGGAGTGTGGGATGTGCTTTTCCTTAAAATACAATCTTGTCAGGCATCAGAGcgtccacacaggagagaagccatacagATGCGGAGAATGTGGAAAATGTTTTGCTCAAAAGGGATACCTTTGGATTCATTATAAAACCCACACAGAGGAGAAGCCCTTTCAGTGCAACAAGTGTGGACAATTTTATCGTAGCATAACAACCCTTAAAAAACATGCTAAGCTTCACACAGGGAACGAAATTTCAAATGTTTAA
- the LOC116502786 gene encoding gastrula zinc finger protein XlCGF17.1-like — protein sequence MEPGKLLDAPSDTSSTLEDHKQIHECSECGKSFAVQSLLLTHRKVHFRSASSQGLECEESFPGKNSKDLRSPPTLKPYKCDECDLCFGRSSYLLTHQKIHTGEKPYQCLECGTFFREKATLIKHERTHTGEKPYKCSECGKSFSHKANLCVHEQIHAGIKPHKCLECGKCFTQISSLRSHEKTHRGEKNEKCLECGKCFILKSNLLQHQRLHTGIRPYECAECEKRFLTSSDLRKHQIGHKGDKPYKCGECGKGFLERGKLETHERIHTGEKPFKCVECGMCFSDKYILARHQRVHTGEKPYRCGECGKCFAQKGYLSVHYKTHTGEKPFQCNECGQFYRSITTLKKHAKLHTGTKISNV from the coding sequence ATGGAGCCTGGGAAACTCTTGGATGCTCCATCAGACACAAGCAGCACTCTGGAAGACCACAAACAAATACATGAATGCTCGGAGTGCGGGAAATCCTTTGCTGTCCAGTCCCTCCTTTTGACCCACAGAAAGGTCCATTTCAGAAGTGCATCCAGTCAAGGTTTGGAGTGTGAGGAATCCTTCCCTGGAAAAAACTCCAAAGATCTCAGGAGCCCCCCAACACTAAAACCCTATAAATGTGATGAATGTGACTTATGTTTTGGTCGATCATCATACCTTCTTACACATCAGAAaatccacacgggagagaaaccttATCAATGTCTGGAATGTGGGACATTTTTCCGTGAAAAAGCCACTCTCATAAAACAcgagaggactcacacaggggaaAAACCTTACAAGTGTTCggaatgtgggaagagctttTCTCATAAGGCAAATCTTTGTGTCCATGAGCAGATTCATGCAGGAATCAAACCTCACaaatgcttggagtgtggaaaatgtttcacACAGATTTCATCTCTTCGGAGTCATGAGAAAACACACAGAGGGGAGAAAAACGAAAAGTGCCTCGAATGCGGGAAATGTTTTATCCTGAAATCAAACCTGCTGCAACATCAGAGACTCCACACCGGAATAAGACCATATGAATGCGCAGAATGCGAGAAACGATTTCTAACTTCTTCTGATCTTCGGAAACACCAGATAGGGCACAAAGGCGATAAACCGTATAAATGTGGGGAATGTGGGAAAGGTTTCCTTGAACGAGGGAAGCTTGAGACTCATGAGAGAATCCATACGGGGGAGAAGCCATTCAAATGTGTGGAGTGTGGGATGTGCTTTTCCGATAAATACATCCTTGCCAGGCATCAGagggtccacacaggagagaagccatacagATGTGGagaatgtgggaaatgttttgcTCAAAAGGGATACCTTTCAGTACATTATAaaacccacacaggggagaagcccttTCAGTGCAATGAATGTGGACAATTTTATCGTAGCATAACAACCCTGAAAAAACATGCAAAACTGCACACGGGGACCAAAATTTCAAATGTTTAA